One window of Plasmodium relictum strain SGS1 genome assembly, chromosome: 14 genomic DNA carries:
- a CDS encoding septum formation protein MAF homologue, putative, with the protein MKEFSHIIGLGDIFQNEKKCWVLLASKSPRRIELMRLIGIKNLYICDSKFEENLDKNKFSCAEDYVRENALRKGLNVVEHIWFNNKKYENTKEDINHNGKNEANEREECIEKFNKSEIKKYEVKSLYSNFDPLPHIIISCDTIVALKDDIIEKPLNKIHAYEILKKLSSKIHTVYTAVCIFLYKTKIPIIFVEKTDVHFDELLEKDILEYINLKEPYDKAGAYSIQGIGSQFIKKIDGCYYNVMGLPIHKLSKTLTKLYLEKKFS; encoded by the coding sequence ATGAAAGAATTTTCTCATATAATTGGTTTAGGGGATATAtttcaaaatgaaaaaaaatgttgGGTGCTACTAGCAAGTAAATCACCAAGAAGAATAGAATTAATGAGATTAATtggaataaaaaatttatatatttgtgaTTCTAAATTTGAAgaaaatttagataaaaacAAGTTTTCTTGTGCTGAAGATTATGTTAGGGAAAATGCTTTGCGTAAAGGTTTAAACGTTGTTGAACACATATGgtttaataacaaaaaatatgaaaatactaaagaagatattaatcaTAATGGAAAAAATGAAGCAAATGAAAGAGAAGAATGTATAGAGAAATTTAACAAAAgtgagataaaaaaatatgaagtgAAAAGTCTTTATAGCAATTTTGATCCATTACCacatataattatttcttgTGATACTATTGTTGCTCTGAAGGAtgatataatagaaaaaccattaaataaaatacatgcttatgaaatattgaaaaaattatcttcTAAAATCCACACTGTTTACACAGCtgtatgtatatttttatataaaactaAAATACCAATCATATTTGTTGAAAAAACAGATGTACACTTTGATGAATTACTAGAAAAGGATATTTTAGAATATATCAATTTGAAAGAACCATATGATAAAGCAGGTGCTTATTCTATTCAAGGTATTGGTAGccaatttataaaaaaaatagatggATGCTATTATAATGTTATGGGATTACCTATACATAAATTATCAAAAACTTTAACAAAATTATACCTAGAAAAAAAGTTCTCATAA
- the TERT gene encoding telomerase reverse transcriptase, putative, whose protein sequence is MTNDLSKENYYLKKVFKCTDKKIKIFKSYLKNKLQINSYTLGEFSLIHDEKFQKKFLSSILKKQVISKKKKDKLYIISEIILNKDFFQDNFYFQYFLRNVLLLEDLLLRKLENNLTDDIFFKEKKNNSISNWKQCYSQIKKKLNEKGIDERSKIFNNSILLFNSTKFSYEDKNCCDFFYSLRVWDIFFDYVSFDFLNYLLSNTLIFISDFFFNSTYKKFSVQNSFFVIISQIELKYENDKEIENKIFSKKRRLFYDTKQIKIIYQKENIKESEDEKNKKDEWNTKEDITKEEGCQSININLRNNVNGHEKKIKKNCIIKGDIIKHEEDKKINFLEKKDLITDKNKKHNCNIKESVVIKHEKDKKINLCSYKNYINKINVKKCIKEMDILHNCKKEKVCSNEKKKKKDKSKTDKKYKYLLKKRKREFKINDSHTYVKLLYLLQCSGRILKNDVLKEIQEIQNEINEIRKNRNINLNKSNVVKRLKIKKKKLDEKEKKKKVILPQIKFFYSDEKQDEEFHKGKKYNKKCLNDKKNWNKIIINRNNILQHNTTNKYKNFLFNEHIIFDKIENTSLFIYHLLNYIFKSDQKYFYHNNFIDEYKQKISKQIKCFTKKNDISSIISKKDVILDTTKKDKRLINAVKKKNRHENILLRLKKTKILKYVYSYFEEFVNNVRNTKFQKVYDKFFPKKNTKNRIAKIFKIIKLHIIKKYHIINIRKNRKFIRQKTYDFFFKNYDFLSFSFKTYKVINFIVYVTKKCIPVKLLGKKHNFKVFLNNIKKFLLFHFKESFSMDQVMKNIKVKNIFQKEMNKFKYNNTKEYPKELKSMNRLQNVFKSLENKKDLNYQKYIKINRKINCYTNSSPFDILKRQYFNKIKKINISIQKRHLMNRLIYFLFNYFIMPIIRKFFFLTKSEQTVHKTIYFDRKLWNYFTKISNFSLYHQNFRSKKIKKKEERISDLKEKRKKVIINQRGKNRKYKKKEIINKKKIQKKKSKSLYNVKSNRKNKIKNEIFYEATDIKSNKTNNEIRNGTKVLTNCSEQKINKLHKSINNLYNMKVLNKKNVKPYLNKFYYKIRKKYFSLRKKYIANRMKYKLQPKLRKEFLSYINYATEKRCVLSYISKYFFKNKKVNYIKRFNKLIKRIKKKVNKNVFDKRIIKQECCSPVIVEKKLKKKKNISSITGESNPLKNKITLNKRKSIDKNNRNNKKKIYIYKMKNIIEKRNFLLKLNSINHFFSKKLRVNWVPKKKGLRPLINLSTLNIPESVKHKILEVLKNKKGSEFYLHNILNDLEKDKEKKKRKKKYNRKNFNPVSLNNICNFSLKCLGNIRHNKSSLFKNTITKTNEIEVKLKKWLNYIKNYFYCKKKTKKFIKNKLKNNKRIYAYICVGDFSNCYEHINHNYLFKILKIFFEDISNFEFIYLFKRSFRLFNKNLNNSLLSYYPVNVEKFGIHYINNLRDLIVKSNKNSMHNFLLKQLFKNKSMTDIYIFVDSYKSVLVEKRDIFMTIITVIRYYYLNIYFSIKEIKYQKKNIFYFQIFKEEKKRDIYFSLRNIKKLEKIKKLNKHELDEKNYSYTVNNKINSCGNDELDATITHEVTTNNNIINDIYINENNSNINDVNIEKPMRKGAYKQKYNELSKLEKNNCLNKISSEKHVLNFLDKKIISNICGLPQGFSLSNILCSLYYAYLDKNEEFQKLLYAENQNEKYSLKKNSVLNYLNLNSLLIRFIDDFLFITLNKKNIRNFKNLLLKKKIWGSNINSSKTKIFKFPLIYKNNLLINNPMKKNKKNTKVKVSTIKINVGRLKKDNSSDIYNDILNNKKCNLLSNLCKKNMGISDDMKSDNYNTYIINNIKRKYLNIYNHTHKVQNVKKKNIRKKNKKKKLTSTEIDKVIKNLSKKKKKLKKNLDNTKKLKINKDIKRLKKLKKMIKNQKIFSVDSLEWLNNSYTFDLLNNSIHSTSYPWKNKSDATIRNHLHLNNILLDKNNTNTFMKNLVENRIVRDIISKQKKYRKLYKNKQNIYFCYKKNFILLKTSILKFICSIKTLKHMFNAFYNANYNTRFILYLITYMKRSLMKNKKLKFVKLFLIETAIESFQYAKIYMSNNSLYPCLKLLRKIKRRLLNKYKTRYKKYLLRQYHNLFNMIKRELFNYWPYMFKIKGDNKQKKK, encoded by the coding sequence ATGACTAATGATTtatcaaaagaaaattacTATTTAAAGAAAGTTTTTAAATGCacagataaaaaaataaaaatatttaaatcctatttaaaaaataaattacaaaTTAATTCATATACACTTGGTGAATTTTCTCTTATACACGATGAGAagtttcaaaaaaaattcttatcaAGTATTCTAAAAAAACAAGTAATttctaaaaagaaaaaagataagttatatattataagTGAAATAATCTTGAATAAAGATTTTTTTCAGgataatttttactttcaatattttttaagaaatgtGTTGCTTCTGGAAGATTTATTATTAAGAAAACTAGAAAATAATTTGACtgatgatattttttttaaagaaaaaaaaaataactctATAAGTAATTGGAAGCAGTGCTACAgtcaaataaagaaaaaattaaatgaaaaggGAATAGATGAAAGAAgtaaaattttcaataattctattttattatttaattcaactaagttttcttatgaagataaaaattgTTGTGACTTCTTCTACAGTTTAAGAGTATGGGATATTTTCTTTGATTACGTttcttttgattttttaaattatttgttgTCCAATactcttatttttatatctgatttcttttttaatagtacttataaaaaattttcagttcaaaattctttttttgtaattatcAGTCAAATAGagttaaaatatgaaaatgacaaagaaatagaaaataaaattttttctaagAAAAGAAGATTATTTTACGATacaaaacaaataaaaataatttaccagaaagaaaatataaaagaaagtgaagatgaaaaaaataagaaagatGAATGGAATACAAAAGAAGATATAACTAAAGAGGAAGGATGCCaaagtataaatataaatttaagaaataatgtaaatgggcatgaaaagaaaataaaaaaaaattgtatcaTAAAAGGGGATATAATTAAGCATGAGGAAGATAAAAAGATTAATTTCttggaaaaaaaagatttaattacagataagaataaaaagcataattgtaatataaaagaaagtGTTGTAATTAAACATGAGAAAGacaaaaagataaatttatGTTCTTATAAGaactatataaataaaataaatgtcaAGAAATGCATTAAAGAAATGGATATACTTCATAAttgtaaaaaagaaaaagtctgttcaaatgaaaaaaaaaaaaaaaaagacaaaagTAAAacagataaaaaatataaatatttgttaaaaaagagaaaaagagagtttaaaattaatgattCTCATACATATGtaaaacttttatatttacttcAGTGTAGTGGgcgaatattaaaaaatgatgttttaaaagaaattcaGGAAAttcaaaatgaaataaatgaaataaggaaaaatagaaatataaatttaaataaaagtaatgtagttaaaagattaaaaataaagaaaaaaaaacttgatgaaaaagaaaaaaaaaaaaaagttatccTACCCcagataaaatttttttacagTGATGAAAAACAAGATGAAGAATTTCATAAGggcaaaaaatataataaaaaatgtttaaatgataaaaaaaattggaataaaataataataaatagaaaCAATATATTACAGCATAATACAAcaaataaatacaaaaattttttatttaacgaACATATTATCTttgataaaatagaaaatacaTCTTTATTTATCTACCACTTActgaattatatatttaaatcagATCAGAagtatttttatcataacaATTTTATTGATGAATATAAGCAAAAAATTTCTAAGCAAATCAAATGTTTTACAAAAAAGAATGATATTTCATCcattatatcaaaaaaagaTGTTATATTAGACACAACAAAAAAGGATAAAAGATTAATAAATgcagtaaaaaaaaaaaatagacatgaaaatatattgttaagattgaaaaaaacaaaaatacttaaatatgtatattctTATTTTGAAGAATTTGTAAATAATGTAAGAAATACAAAGTTTCAAAAGGtatatgataaattttttccaaaaaaaaatacaaaaaatagaattgcaaaaatttttaagataATAAAGTTGcatataataaagaaatatcaCATCATAAATATACGAAAAAACAGAAAATTTATAAGACAGAAAACTTacgattttttttttaaaaattatgattttctttcattttcttttaaaacatataaagttattaattttattgtatatgTAACTAAAAAATGTATACCTGTTAAGTTACTAGGGAAAAAGCATAATTTCAAAGTTTTCCTAAAtaatatcaaaaaatttttactatttcattttaaagAAAGTTTTTCAATGGACCAAGTAATGAAGAATAtcaaagtaaaaaatatttttcaaaaagaaatgaataagtttaaatataataatacaaaagaaTATccaaaagaattaaaaagtaTGAATAGGCTGcaaaatgtttttaaatcattagaaaataagaaagatttaaattatcaaaagtatataaaaataaacagaAAAATCAATTGTTATACAAATTCATCACCttttgatatattaaaaagacagtattttaataaaattaaaaaaattaatatatcaaTTCAAAAAAGACATTTAATGAATagattaatatattttctctttaattattttattatgccTATAATtaggaaatttttttttcttactaAATCTGAACAAACTGTTCACAAAACTATTTATTTTGATAGGAAACTATGGAATTATTTCACAAAAATTtccaatttttctttatatcaCCAAAATTTTCGAagtaagaaaataaaaaaaaaagaagaaagaaTATCagatttaaaagaaaaaaggaaaaaagttataattaATCAAAGAGGGAAAAATAggaaatataagaaaaaagaaattattaataagaaaaaaatacaaaaaaaaaaaagtaaatcaCTTTATAATGTTAAAAGTaacagaaaaaataaaataaaaaatgagatATTCTATGAAGCAACTGATATAAAAAgcaataaaacaaataatgaaataagaAATGGAACTAAAGTGTTAACAAATTGTTCCGagcaaaaaattaataaattacataaaagtatcaataatttatataatatgaaagtactaaataaaaaaaatgttaaaccgtatttaaataaattttactataaaataagaaaaaaatatttttcattacgaaaaaaatatatagctAATAGGATGAAATACAAATTACAACCaaaattaagaaaagaaTTTCTAAGTTATATTAACTACGCTACTGAAAAACGGTGTGTTTTAAGCTACAttagtaaatatttttttaaaaataaaaaagtcaattatattaaaagattCAATAAactaattaaaagaataaaaaaaaaagttaataaaaatgtatttgaCAAAAGGATAATAAAACAGGAATGCTGTAGTCCCGTTattgtagaaaaaaaattaaaaaaaaagaaaaatataagtagCATTACCGGGGAATCAAatcctttaaaaaataaaataacgtTGAATAAAAGAAAGTctatagataaaaataatagaaataataaaaaaaaaatttatatatataaaatgaaaaatattatagaaaaaagaaattttttgcTTAAATTGAATTCGATTAATCATTtcttttctaaaaaattaagagtAAATTGGGtacctaaaaaaaaagggttAAGACCATTGATTAATTTATCTACTTTGAATATACCTGAAAGTGTAAAACATAAAATCTTggaagttttaaaaaataagaaaggTAGCGAATTTTATcttcataatattttaaatgatttagaaaaagataaagaaaaaaaaaaaagaaaaaaaaaatacaatagaAAGAATTTTAATCCTGTAtcattgaataatatatgtaatttttctttGAAATGCTTAGGTAATATTAGGCATAATAAAAGTtccttatttaaaaatactataacaaaaacaaatgaaatagaagtgaaattaaaaaaatggttgaattacataaaaaattatttttattgtaaaaagaaaactaaaaagtttataaaaaataaattaaaaaacaataaaagaatttatgcatatatatgtGTAGGTGATTTCTCGAACTGTTACGAGCATATaaatcataattatttatttaaaattttaaaaattttttttgaagataTATCAAATTttgaatttatatatttatttaaaagatcATTTCGCTTATTTAATaagaatttaaataattctttgCTATCTTATTATCCAGTTAATGTAGAAAAATTTGGtattcattatataaataatctaAGGGACTTAATTGTTAagtcaaataaaaattcaatgcataattttttattaaagcaattatttaaaaacaaatcTATGactgatatatatatatttgttgaTTCATACAAAAGCGTTTTGGTGGAAAAAAGAGATATATTTATGACTATTATAACTGTCATTAGATATTACTAccttaatatatattttagtattaaagaaataaaatatcaaaaaaaaaatatattttattttcaaatttttaaggaagaaaaaaaaagagatatatattttagtttacgtaatataaaaaaattagaaaaaataaaaaaattaaataagcaTGAActagatgaaaaaaattattcttatacggttaataacaaaataaatagtTGTGGCAATGATGAATTAGATGCAACTATAACTCATGAAGTAActactaataataatataataaatgatatttatataaacgaaaataatagtaatataaaTGACGTGAATATTGAGAAACCTATGAGAAAAGGAGCTtacaaacaaaaatataatgaattatctaaattagaaaaaaataattgtttaaataaaatatcttcAGAAAAGCATGTCTTAAATTTTTtggataaaaaaattattagtaATATATGTGGTTTGCCACAAGGATTTAGTTTATCCAATATTTTATGCTCTTTGTATTATGCttatttagataaaaatgaagagtTTCAAAAATTACTTTATGCAGAAAATCAAAACGAGAAATattccttaaaaaaaaatagtgtattaaattatttaaatttgaattctttattaattagaTTCATTGacgattttttatttataactctcaacaaaaaaaatattagaaactttaaaaatttgttattaaaaaaaaaaatatgggGAAGCAATATCAATTCTTCTAAgacaaaaatttttaagtttccattaatttataaaaataatttactaATTAATAATCctatgaagaaaaataagaaaaatacaaaagTGAAAGTCAGtactattaaaattaatgtaggaaggttaaaaaaagataatagtTCTGATATATACaatgatattttaaataacaaaaaatgtaACTTATTATCAAATTTGTGCAAAAAGAACATGGGCATTTCCGATGATATGAAATCAGATAAttataatacatatattataaataatataaagagaaaatacttaaatatatataatcataCACATAAAGTTCaaaatgtaaaaaagaaaaatattagaaaaaaaaacaagaaaaagaaattaacaTCTACTGAAATTgataaagtaataaaaaatttaagtaaaaaaaaaaaaaaattaaaaaaaaatttggataatactaaaaaacttaaaattaataaggaTATTAagagattaaaaaaattaaaaaaaatgatcaaaaatcaaaaaatattttctgttGATTCTTTAGAATGGTTAAATAACTCGTATACTTTTGATTTACTAAATAATTCAATACACAGCACTTCATATCCttggaaaaataaaagtgatGCAACTATTAGGAATCATTTGCACTTGAACAATATATTATTAGATAAAAACAATACAAATacatttatgaaaaatttgGTAGAAAATAGAATAGTTAGGGATATTAtatcaaaacaaaaaaaatacagaaaattatataaaaataagcaaaatatatatttctgttataaaaaaaactttattttattaaaaacatcTATATTAAAATTCATTTGCTCTATTAAAACGTTAAAACATATGTTTAATGCTTTTTATAATGCTAACTATAACACCagatttatattatatttaattactTATATGAAAAGAtcattaatgaaaaataaaaaacttaaatttgtcaagttatttttaattgaaacAGCTATAGAATCTTTTCAATATGCTAAGATTTATATGAGCAATAATTCGCTTTATCCTTGTTTAAAACTTCTCAGAAAAATTAAGAGGAGACTgttaaataaatacaaaacAAGATATAAAAAGTACCTTTTACGTCAATATCATAATTTGTTTAATATGATTAAAAGAGAGTTGTTTAATTATTGGCCTTATATGTTCAAAATTAAAGGAgataataaacaaaaaaaaaaataa
- a CDS encoding cop-coated vesicle membrane protein p24 precursor, putative: MIFLKYNHIFIFLFLLLKFQKICCTHFTIMSHEKDCFHFKAETKNIIVGSYEIIDTNASCIITILNNQNKKNEYLFKSTNNQDKFEFQATTSGMHSFCYENKSNVDLTIIFNLRVKEVHGVNESELSTVDDVQNINDEAYDLYEKFLEVYDEQERMMEKAHLYKQFNEKINSKLILWSEIQIVLLIILTLIHIYYIKSFFEIKTIV; the protein is encoded by the exons atgatttttttaaaatataatcatatatttatttttctttttttgctattaaaatttcaaaaaatatgttGTACACATTTTACGATAATGTCACATGAAAAAGActgttttcattttaaagctgaaacaaaaaatattattgttGG ATCATATGAAATAATTGACACAAACGCATCTTGTATTATAACTATTTTGaataatcaaaataaaaaaaatgagtatttatttaaatcaacAAACAACCAAGATAAATTTGAGTTTCag gctACAACATCTGGTATGCATTCTTTTTGTTATGAGAATAAAAGTAACGTTGATTTaacaattatatttaatctAAGAGTAAAAGAAGTCCATGGAGTAAATGAATCTGAATTAAGCACAGTTGATGATGtgcaaaatataaatgatgaaGCATATGATTTATATGAAAAG TTTTTAGAAGTATATGATGAACAAGAAAGAATGATGGAAAAAGCtcatttatataaacaatttaacgaaaaaattaattcaaaattaattctttggTCAGAAATACAAATTGTTTTACTAATTATACTAACACTAatccatatatattatataaaatccttctttgaaataaaaactattgtttga
- the LipL1 gene encoding lipoate-protein ligase 1, putative produces the protein MKRIFHYLKRCYTNETKNTGPIILISNNQNIHFNLSLENFLLNNYSDLLKYLNVNTIEKFNEPVLFLWRNNKSIIIGKNQNIWSECDLKNIKNDDVLVARRFTGGGAVYHDLGNLCFTFLNSNINTSNNFTIILNTLKNHFNINAKTQGRNDITVNDQKCSGSAFKKIRDVFLHHGTILVNLEKNVLNKYLTPDKIKYIKHGVSSINARTINLKEVNSNITCENLCIALMKEFIKFYKKDNTKENYTMNEINNEDNKIVNKNNNEQQDILVNQNNLHYLINNNDIVANNLNIHYIDKNTNITKNPQFLKFFNLLKDWDWCYGKTPKFQNRICKQFSFGKIEIFFDVSNGLIKDGNIFSDCLDINLIDQLKSIFNNDIKYSKEDIKTFLQNLNVENKNSLEEITTWILKEL, from the coding sequence ATGAAAagaatatttcattatttaaaaagatgTTATACAAATGAAACAAAAAACACTGGCcctattattttaatttcaaataatcaaaatatccattttaatttatctttgGAAAACTttctattaaataattacagtgatctattaaaatatttaaatgtaaatacaattgaaaaatttaatgagcctgttttatttttatggaGAAATAACAAATCCATTATAATAGGtaaaaatcaaaatatatGGAGTGAAtgtgatttaaaaaatataaaaaatgatgatgTGTTAGTAGCTCGAAGATTTACTGGTGGTGGGGCAGTTTATCATGATTTAGGAAACTTGtgttttacttttttaaatagtaaCATAAATACTTCAAATAATTTcactattattttaaatactttaaaaaatcattttaatattaatgcAAAAACTCAAGGAAGAAATGATATAACTGTAAATGATCAAAAATGTTCAGGTTCtgcttttaaaaaaattagggATGTTTTTTTACATCATGGAACAATTTTAgttaatttagaaaaaaatgttttaaataaatacttAACAcctgataaaataaaatatattaaacatGGTGTATCTAGTATTAATGCTAGaacaataaatttaaaagaggTAAATTCTAATATTACTTGTGAAAATTTATGTATAGCATTAATGAAGGAATTCATAAAATTCTATAAGAAAGATAATACTAAAGAGAATTATACAATgaatgaaattaataatgaggataataaaatagtaaataagaataataatgaaCAACAAGATATATTGGTTAATCAAAATAACttacattatttaattaataataatgatattgttgcaaataacttaaatattcattatatagataaaaatactaatattacaaaaaatcctcaatttcttaaattttttaatttactaAAAGATTGGGATTGGTGTTATGGTAAAACACCAAAATTTCAAAACAGAATATGTAAGCAATTCAGTTTcggaaaaatagaaatattttttgatgTGTCTAATGGTTTAATAAAAGatggaaatattttttctgatTGTTTAGATATCAATTTGATAGATCAATTAAAatcaatttttaataatgacATTAAGTATTCGAAAGAAGACATAAAAACGTTCttacaaaatttaaatgtagaaaataaaaattcattagAAGAAATTACAACATGGATATTAAAGGAATtgtaa